In Plasmodium gaboni strain SY75 chromosome 7, whole genome shotgun sequence, the following are encoded in one genomic region:
- a CDS encoding putative importin-7, translating to MQNLLNTSKLCEVLEGSISASKEKRIECEEYLKQITKVDGYMNVILNIVKSINIVDDNIRISASIFLKNSVRNNYDVLKKEEVCTLTKDIYESLLYLEMKDKQLYIQLFEIMKILIHNNFPDNFTLLENILEDMNQRKDFRRLYVSLYCLKLIFKKLKIKKKENNELYVDILNKYFYPLINCLYDLSMLDLNNNDVSEILSLICKIYYYVNDSYLIKEVIILEYMDNYFSLFDFILKNEIVVTNYIEDENYLKKLPQFKCKRIVLDIITRLFSRYVNTNYNKFNNDITKKFCDVFLNKWLCPFFEDFIINLQNYDKNKKTLTDECLIYILQGLSYGVENALIYKNYIKNNFDFLVRSIIFPLLCYNNEDIEKLLYDEYDYTMNIFNTYVVEDKKVSASSFIKDLTRYRGVKHISELFALCENIISTYNENYNKIYSTTHNLTNENDQFSHLEELLNNEYCKYKYGALKILECLYNRLCDKKRNMNIEQFLKTYVENDLNSPNYLLCYQSIVTYSCFIKKVQSFTDINGLLRNYEIILNHMGSSSLLIRVASASYIKKFFKIKNEYLKNAIIKTIPLLIERLLNVIKEIKCEYIVMTLDNLAYTYKDYITPYVNDVVVALCTSFVFLINKKDVEANIKNSLEYNLRNNSHNNNSNNNSHHMHHHHHFHNNNDITMNSMSDNSFIKQKYGSIMNEKKEKKNENEELDLNSVILSILTAILSLLDSVDEENKVQIYKNTISYLYVVVDETFKSPSIDYLEEALSLLTNITYYLDIDEQVYKRFEKLYDIFYFNTDDNLKVQELNMIRANPQIILNNEILISDKNSDAYFYDFIFDLSFSIGVFDNIISKATESFVQMYSHEYGMKYIHMVYRLGMFALHSKIVKSACKLFFILFEATVKIRGVDELIIPVLNAFSMKLFKHDEAQAVMNQKKKESLENNDGADSICSEYDEDILSKTSLEYIRKLFYSIIIYNVDQFFLFFNNINKTPFILMFLSNLNDVKINNTRKLYILAMSNILENMHNANISMHINEINSFMLNLVNIANVYYENKNVKEDSEKSFDSDTSSIDDNSEVDIDENEDATNEKAYKLIKTIEALEKKNDLKIKIKDNVTLDNIVTAQTQNFNKEIKNHNNNHDDADYDEDDDDDDDDDAYYDYDDCSDYSNDEYRKGFFDDINAFKILYDTTTNFYNKYQNTYNNEILGKMKYLVDADHNNELQQKAQDK from the coding sequence atgaaaatattaatacataataattttcCAGATAATTTTACTCtattagaaaatattttagaAGATATGAATCAAAGAAAAGATTTCCGTAGATTATATGTTAGTTTATATTgtttaaaattaatattcaagaaattaaaaataaaaaagaaagaaaataatgagttatatgtagatatattgaataaatatttttatcctTTGATTAATTGTTTATATGATTTAAGTATGTTagatttaaataataatgatgtTAGTGAAATTTTAAGtttaatatgtaaaatttattattatgtaaatgatagctatttaataaaagaagttattatattagaatatatggataattatttcagtttatttgattttatattaaagaaTGAAATTGTAGTCACTAATTATATAGAGgatgaaaattatttaaaaaaattaccACAATTTAAATGTAAAAGAATAGTATTAGATATTATAACTCGTTTATTTTCTAGATATGTAAATacaaattataataaatttaataatgatattacCAAAAAATTTTGTGATGTATTCTTGAACAAATGGTTATGTCCATTCTTTGAAGACTTCATAATTAATTTAcaaaattatgataaaaataaaaagacCTTAACAGATGAatgtttaatatatatattacaagGATTATCATATGGTGTTGAAAATgcattaatatataaaaattatataaaaaataattttgattttttagttagaagtataatatttccactattatgttataataatgaagatattgaaaaattattatatgatgaatatgattatactatgaatatatttaatacatatgTTGTAGAAGATAAAAAGGTAAGTGCAAGCTCATTTATAAAAGATTTAACTAGATATAGAGGTGTTAAACATATATCAGAGTTATTTGCTTTATgtgaaaatattataagtacctataatgaaaattataataaaatttatagTACTACTCATAATCTTACCAATGAGAATGATCAGTTCTCCCACTTagaagaattattaaataatgaatattgtaagtataaatatggtgctttaaaaatattagaatgtttatataatcgTTTATGTGAtaagaaaagaaatatgAACATTGAACagtttttaaaaacatatGTAGAAAATGATTTAAATAGTCCAAActatttattatgttatCAATCAATTGTAACATATTCttgttttattaaaaaagtaCAATCATTCACAGATATAAATGGATTATTAAGAAACTATGAAATTATTCTTAATCATATGGGTAGTTCAAGTTTATTAATTAGAGTTGCTAGTGCATCATATATTAAGAAATTCTTTAAAATCAAAAATGagtatttaaaaaatgcaataataaaaacaattCCTTTACTTATTGAACGTTTATTAAATGTTATCAAAGAAATTAAATGTGAATATATTGTTATGACCTTAGATAATTTAGCATACACATATAAAGATTATATAACACCATATGTAAATGATGTTGTTGTTGCATTGTGTACAAGTTTTGTATttcttataaataaaaaagatgtAGAAgcaaatattaaaaattcattagaatataatttaagaaataatagtcataataataatagtaataataatagtcACCATATGCATCATCACCatcattttcataataataatgatataacAATGAATAGTATGAGTgataattcttttataaaacaaaaatatgGTAGCATCatgaatgaaaaaaaagaaaaaaaaaatgaaaatgaagaattGGATTTAAATTCTGTAATTTTATCTATACTAACAGCAATTTTAAGTTTATTAGATTCTGtagatgaagaaaataaagtacaaatttataaaaatactatatcttatttatatgtagTTGTGGATGAAACATTTAAATCACCATCTATTGATTATTTAGAAGAAGCATTATCCTTATTAActaatataacatattatttagaTATAGATGAACAAGTATATAAACGCtttgaaaaattatatgatatattttattttaatacagatgataatttaaaagTCCAAGAACTAAATATGATACGAGCTAATCCacaaattattttaaacAATGAAATCTTGATTAGTGACAAGAATAGTGAtgcatatttttatgatttcatatttgatttatcattttctaTAGGTGtatttgataatataatatctaAAGCAACTGAAAGTTTTGTTCAAATGTATAGCCATGAATATGGaatgaaatatattcatatggTCTATAGATTAGGTATGTTTGCTTTACATTCTAAAATTGTAAAAAGTGCATGCaaattattctttataCTTTTTGAAGCTACTGTCAAAATAAGAGGAGTAGATGAATTGATAATACCTGTACTAAATGCTTTTTCTatgaaattatttaaaCATGATGAAGCACAAGCTGTTATgaatcaaaaaaaaaaagaatccttagaaaataatgatggTGCAGATAGTATATGCAGTGAATACGatgaagatatattaaGTAAAACAAGCTTAGaatatattagaaaattattttattcaattattatatataatgttgatcaattctttttattctttaataatataaataagacaccttttatattaatgttCTTGTCTAATCTAAATGATgtcaaaataaataatacaagGAAATTGTATATACTAGCCATGagtaatatattagaaaatatGCACAATGCAAATATTAGTATGCATATTAATGAaattaattcatttatGCTTAACCTAGTTAATATAGCTAATGtttattatgaaaataaaaatgtcAAAGAAGACTCAGAAAAATCATTCGATTCAGATACATCTTCAATTGATGATAATAGTGAGGTAGATATAgatgaaaatgaagatgctacaaatgaaaaagcttataaattaattaaaacTATTGAAGCcttagaaaaaaaaaatgatctaaaaataaaaataaaagataatgTTACTTTAGATAATATCGTAACTGCTCAAACacaaaattttaataaagaaattaaaaatcataataataatcatgATGATGCAGATTATGATGAAGATGAcgatgatgatgatgatgatgacGCTTATTATGATTATGATGATTGTTCCGATTATAGTAATGATGAATATAGAAAAGGATTCTTTGATGATATTAATGCAttcaaaattttatatgatacGACAACAAacttttataataaatatcaaaatacttataataatgaaatcTTAGGTAAAATGAAATATCTAGTTGATGCAGATCATAATAATGAGTTACAACAAAAAGCACAAGATAAATAA